The sequence GGGCGGAAGCGGAGCCTGGGGCTTTTCCTCGGGCGGGGCCGGCTTTACGGCCGGCAGAACTTTAATCAGGCCCGAAGACAGCAGCCCGTAAAGGACCTTGCAGGTCTCAAAATCTCCCAGGTGGGAATCCTTGATGATCTGGGTGATGGGCCGGGAGCCGTCCACCGTGGCCAGCACCTTCCATTCCAATGGCTGCAGCTGGATGTCCTCGGTGCCGGCCGGCGGCTTTTCCTCGATGGTCAGGATCATATCCAGCGAGGGGATCAGTTTCTGGATGTCATCCCATTCGTCTATCTGCCGGGCCGCCTCCAGCACCAGGTGCATGATGGGGGCCTGGACGTTGTGCTGGTCCACCGTCTCGTCGGGCTTGAAGATGAACGATCCCTTGCGCCAGCGCAGGATCCGGGTAATGGCGCTGTCCCCCAGAATGTCTCCGGCCGAGGCGGACACCCCGGTGCCTTCCTCAAAGAATATGGCCCCCTTGTCGCTTTCGGTGGACACGTTCAAGACCCCGGTCTTCTTGCCCAGGCTGATAAGCTGCAGGATGTCGGCCAGATCAAAATCTTTTAAATTGCCTTCTAGTCCCATTGCTGCCAGTTGATTTTTATTTGGTGGTGAAGATTAGTATGCCCAGACCCGCCCCCAGCAGGTCGGCGGTCAGATCCTTGAAACAAAAATGATTGCCGGGGCGGGAAGCGTCGCGGGTTTCCTTGGCCAGGCCCCAGCCCAGGCTTATTCCCGCCGCCAGGTTCCTGGATGATGCTCCTGTTTCCCGCTGCTCGTAACGCAGCAGGTGATAGCTGAAACCCACCAGGGCGGCGCTTACCGCCAGATGCGAAACCTTGTCCCGGGCCAGCCAGCGGTCATTGTAAATCTTTTCTTCAGTTCCCTGCCCCTGAAGCCTTCCTCCCCCGGCCAGGACCAGGACCGCCAGGGCCAGAATGAACGCCGGGTATTTCAAAATCCCAGTCCCAGCGAGAACCTGTGGCTGGTGCCCAGGTCATAATCGTGGGGCACGAAGGCGTAATCGAAGGAATAGCCCCGCCACTTCAGTCCCAGCCCGGCGCTGAAGCTTTCGCTGGAATGACCGGTCTTGTACCCCAGCCTCAGGGCCGCCTGGTCCCGCCAGAGATATTCCAGCCCGGTCCGGACCTGCCAGGCGGCGTCTATGGCCTTGACCGCATCCAGAGCCAGCAGGCCCCGTCCGTTGAACAGCGTCTTGTCAGGGCTGAACCCGGCGCCGACCTTGAAGGTGGTGGGTTGTTTGTAAAGCTCTTTGTCAAGTTTGAAGCGCGGCCCCAGGTTGTCTATGGTGCCGGCCAGGTCCAGCCCCAGTTCTTTGATCCTGATGTCGATGCCGGCCTGCAGATTGTAGCCGTAGCCGGTGTTCAGATAGATCTTTTCGTAGAGCCTCCGGTAGGAAATCCCCAGGGCCAGTTCCGGGATGGGAGAAAAGGCGTAGGAGAGCCCGGCAAAAAGATCGTAGGCCTGGTACTGGGCTATGGGATCCTCGGCCGGCAGATCCTCCCTTAAGGGGATATCCCCGGTGGACAGCATCCGGGCCGCTGCCCCCAGCCGGTGCCGGCCAAAACTATAGGCGTAATAGATCTCATCCACCGAGGTCTCGGCTATCCACTGGTGGTGCTGAAAATGAAGGCTGTGGTTGGTGGGAACGGCCGCCAGCCGGGCGGGGTTCCAGTAGCAGGCCGAGGCATCGGAAATCACTGCGATCCCGGCATCGGCCATCCCGGCTGCCCTGGCTCCGGCCCCGATCTTTAAGAACGACAGCGCTGTGTTGCCGGTAGTCTCGGCCGAAGCTGTTGCTGCCAGCAGTAAAATGATGGTTGAGATTATGGCGGTTGGTTTGATCATAACATCTCCCTTGGCAATAGCATTGATAATAGGTTGCCGCAAAGCTGTCAGAAATGATTGCTCCTACCTTAAAATGCTATATCTTCTCCCGAATGCTATTGGTTAAGGGTTGTTTTTTCTGTTTTTTGTGGGGCTCCTGGGATCAGGTTTTCCGGCAAATGAGATTACCGCCCCAGCAGATAATTGGATCCGTAGCTTCCCGGGCTGTTGTACTCGAACTGGATCATTAAATTTTGGGAGGGCTGGTATTTAAGCCCGAATGAAGGCAGGAACATCCCCTGGCGGCGGTTGTCGAGCTGGTAGGCCGATTTGTTGAAGGCCGCCGGCAGATAGCTGTAGGCCAGGTCCAGTTTAAGTTCCAGCTTTTGGGAAAGCTGGTAATTCAAGGTGTTGCGGTAGGTGTTTGACAGCAGGCTGGCCTTCCCCGAGGAGGCGTAGCCCATGGAAAAACTCTGCTGCATGGTGAACCGGGAAGTGTCGAACAAATTCCCCAGCCCGGTGTTCAGGTTGTTGACCCCGCTGAAATCCAACGGGCCGGTTTGGGCTGCGGCCAGGGAGACTAGGAACATAGAAGCCAAAAGAAATAATTTGATCTGTTTCATTTTTTATCTCCTTCAGAGCTTTTATTGGCGGCGGGGGAAGGCGCTGGTGTTGGTATGGCGACGATTTTGTCGGAATCGGCCTTGGCGCTTTTGTTGTATTCGGAGCTTCTGTATTCGGTGGCATAGAATCCGGCTCCTTTGAAAATAAAACCAGAACCGGTTCCTATCAAACGTTCCACCTGACCGCTGCAGACCGGGCAGGAATTGAGCGGAAGGGCTTTTATGGACTGAAGTTCTTCAAACCGGTGGCCGCATTTTATGCATTGGTATTCGTAGGTCGGCATTATTATCTTCCTAAAAGATTAAGTATACTATTTACAAGGCCTTAAGTCAATATAGTTTGAATTTTTAAGGAACATTCATAAGATAATATACCACTTATTCCGGGTTAATACAAGGTTAGAAAAAACTGGGCTATATTTTTATATGATTACATCTTGACAAGCGCCGTTTATGGGAGTATCATAAATAATTGCTTTTTCGGGTAATTTTAAAGCTAAAATCTAATAATAAGGAGATCTATGAAAAAAGTTTTTGTCATTTTAACGGCCTTCTGCCTTTTGGCGCTGGCCGGGCCGGGCCGGGCGGAAAACAACCGGGCTACCACCAACCCCTACCTTAAGGGGGTAGTGATATTCAAACTCAAGACGCACCCCGTCCTGGATGCCAAGGGTTTCTCCTGCGGGGTACCGCAGGTGGATGACGTGCTGCAGCAACATGGCCTGGATAAGCTAAAAATGCTATATCCCCATAAGAGTCTAGCCAAGAGTAACTCCGGACAGGGTCTTTCCAGGATCTGTCAGGCCAAGGTTTCGGGGACCGCCGACATCATGGCCCTTTGCACCCAGTTGAAAAACACCGGCCAGGTGGAGTATGCCGAACCGCGTTACGGCTATAAAATGGAGACCACTACACCTAACGATCCGTCTTACGGCAGCCAGTGGTTCCTGGGCAAGATCCAGGCCGGTGACGCCTGGGACATCTCAACAGGGGATACCACCGTCTGGATCGGCATCGTGGACTGCGGGGTCCAGGTGACCCACCCCGACCTGGCCGCCAATATCTGGATCAACCCGGTGGAGGATATCAACCACAACGGAAAGCTGGACAACTGGCCCAGCACTTACGACAGCCTGGGTGTCTTCGGCGACATCGACAGTCTGGATAATGACGGTAACGGCTACAAGGACGACATCCGGGGCTGGGACTTTGCCGGGCCGGACATTGCCGTAACCGCCCCGGCCGGGGACAACGACCCAAATGTTTATGATGATAACAATGACCACGGAACGCATGTGGCCGGGGACGCCTCGGCCGTGACCAATAACGGGACCGGCGTGTCCGGCATTGGCTGGAGTTGCAAAGCTATGGCCATCAAATGCAGCTACGATAATGATTACACCGCCACCGGTGGCAAGTCTTACATTTATTTCGGCTACGACGGGATCGCCTATGCCGCCGAGAACGGAGCCAAGGTCATCAACTGCAGCTGGGGCGGCTCGGGCTACAGCCAGTTCGCTCAGGATATCATCAATTATGCATGGGAAGCTGGTTCGGTAATTGTCTGCGCGGCCGGGAACGACGCCGTCTCTGCCCCCCACTACCCATCGGCCTACAATAACGTGGTTTCTGTGGCCGCCACCACTTCTTTGGATGCAAAATCATCCTTCTCAAATTACGGCACCACCATTGATGTCTCAGCCCCGGGCTCTGCCATACTGAGCACTGCATACTCCAACTCTTATGACTCCTGGGACGGCACTTCCATGGCCAGCCCGGTGGCGGCCGGCGTGGCCGGCCTGATCTGGGCCAATAATCCAACCTGGAACAACACCCAGGTGGCCACCCAGCTGATCATGACCACCGACAACATAGACGCCCTGAACCCGGCTTACGCCGGGTTGCTGGGCACCGGCCGGATCAATGCTTACAAAGCGTTGACCGTCACACCAGTACCCTTGGTCAAATACCAATCCCACCTGGTCACCGACGGAGGCAACGGCATAGCCGAGGCCGGAGAGTCCGTTTTCCTGTCCCTGTCTCTGAAAAACTGGTGGGGCGATGCCGCTTCGGTAAGCGCAGCTATCCATAGCACCGACTATGCGGTCACTATCAATACCAGCACCGCCGGCTACGGGGCCATTAACGGCGGCTTCACCAATTCCGTTTCCAGCTTTGATTTCACAGTGGACAACACCGCTCTGCCACACTGGGCCATGTTCATTGTGGACATCACCGCCGATGCCGAAAGCCGCACCGACACCTTCTACGTCCAGATAGAGCGTTCGCCGATCCTGCTGCTGGACGACGATACCGGAGCCCGCAATGTTGACACTCTTTACAGCAAATCCATCTCCAAGCTGGGATATTTTTACGACCGTTACGACCGTTCTCAAAGAGGCGCACCGGATACCTCCCTGTTAAAGTCGTATAACACCGTCATCTGGCTCTGTGAATGGGCCTCCCCCACCCTGGACTCCATGGACCGGGCCGCACTGCGGACTTTTCTTGACCAAGGCGGCAATCTCTACCTCTCCGGTCAGGACATCGGCTGGGACCTGGCCGACCCCACCGGACTGCCCGATAACCAGTATAACGCGGAGACAGAGGCTTTTTATCAGGATTACCTCCATGCCACTTACGGCGGCGACCACAGCGCAATAACCTCAATTTTGGGGGTAACCGGTGATCCGATAAGCAACGGCCTGGCTTTCTCGATCCTCCAGCCCTACGGCATCTCCCAGTATTATGATTATTTCACCCCCCGGGCCGGGGCCGATTCAATTCTTAGATACTCCGGGTTCACTTCGGGCCTGGCCGGGGTCAAATATTCCGGGGCCTACAAGGTGATCTACACCGGTTTCGGCTTTGAAGCCATCACCTCGGAAACGGTAAGGGACACGGTCATGGACCGGATGGTAAAATGGTTCATGGGCGACATCCAGATAGCCCATACCCCGCTGACCGACACCGAAGACACCTTGTCCCCCTATCTCGTCCAGACCACCGTAACCTCCAGCGCCGGAGTGGCCCAGGTCTACCTGTACTGGGATGACGACGGCACCCTGCCCTACGCCAACCGGACCCTGATGACCGACATGGGCGGCGGACTTTACCAGGCTTCCATTCCGGCCCACAGCGGAGCCCGGATAGATTATTTCATTTACGCCCTCAACAACAACGGGCTTAACAAGACCCTGCCGGGTGGGGCCCCCTACAATTATTACTCCTTCTACGCCGGACCCGACCCCTATGCCCCGGTGATAACCCACAACACACTGACCAACACCATCAACCTTTCCGGGCCATACAAGGCCAGCGCCACCATCACCGACAATTACGGGGTGTTTCCGGATTCCGGATACATCCATTACAAGGTGAATTCGGGTTCGGAATATCCCCCGGTCCAAATGACCTCGGTTGGCAGCAGTTTTTCCGGGAACATCATTCTGCCGGCCCACCTATACACCGGCGACACAGTCTATTACTACATCACGGCGGTGGATACCTCCAGCATGCATAACACCGGACGCAGCCCGGCCAGCGGCTATCATTCCTTCGTAACGGTCGATTCGGCATTGGTGACGAATTTCGACAGCCCGGCGATGCTGGCCTTATTCGATACCCTGGCCGGCACCAACCCCTGGAGGACATATATTACCGGACCGCGCTCCGCCCCTAACTGCATGCGGACTGGAACCACCAATTACCCCGTCAATTCCAGCCTTGTACTGCAGCTTAAAACTGACTATGGTTACAATTTGGATGCTTACGCTGATAACAGCAGGTGGGTTAACCTTTATATGTGGTCCAAGGGGATAATCGGTGCCGGTGACAGCGCTTTCGTAGAAGCATCCAAGGACGGAAGCACCTGGACCACTCTTAAGGCCAGGACCTCTCTGAAATCATCCTGGGCTTTGGATACTATTGCAGTAAATCCCATCTTTTCGACCAAGGGCTCCAACGACAGTATTTTATTCAGGATGCGGCTCAAGTCGGACGCTGCCACAACTGCCTTCGGTTGGGTGGTGGATGACGTCTATCTCAAGGTCCAGCCCGTGTTAGGCATAACCGGCGGACTGCCGGGCACTTTGAAACCGCTGGTGCTGGCCCTTTTCCAGAACAACCCCAATCCTTTCGGGGCGGGCACCACCATATCCTACCAACTGCCTGCCGAGAACAGGGTCGCCCTTAAAGTGTACAACGTGGCCGGCCAGCTGGTGCGGACGCTGGTGAACTCCAAGCAGCCGGCCGGAAGCTATTCCGTCAAATGGGACGGCCGGGATGACGGCCGGCGCCAGTTGGCTGCCGGGGTCTACCTTTACCGGCTGGAGGCCGGAGAGTCAAGATTTACCAAGAAGCTGGTAATGATAAAGTAGTCTGACCTGGAAACAAAAAATCCCCCCGCCGCACTTCGACTATGCTCAGTGTCCAGCGGGGGGATTTTTATTTTTCCGGAATAATTACAGTCTTACTCTTTTTCCTCTGGGCCGTGCTCATGAGCTGCCTCGGAAAGTTTCAGTCCCGGCCTTCCCTGCTTGACCAGATAATCATTGACGGCCGCCCGGATCCCGTCCTCGGCCAGCACCGAACAGTGGGTCTTGACCGGGGGCAGGCCGTCCAGGGCCTCGGTCACCGCTTTATTTGTGACCTGCAAAGCCTCTTCGATGGTCTTGCCCTTCACCAGCTCGGTGGCCATGCTGGAGGTGGCTATGGCCGCCCCGCAGCCAAAGGTCTTGAACTTGACGTCGGTCACCACGTCCTTGTCTATCTTCAGCATGATCTTCATCATGTCCCCGCAGACCGGATTGCCCACCATTCCCACCCCGTCGGGGTTCTCGATCTCCCCCATGTTGCGAGGATTCATGAAGTGATCCATCACCTTTTCACTGTACATCTGTATCTCCGTTCCTTATTAATGTGCCCTGCATTCTATTACATTTGATGCCGAAAGTCAACTTAAGGATTCAGGCTGAGAATCCGCTGATCGTCTTCCGCAGTTCCTGAACCGCCTGTCCTATATCCCCGGCCTTGGTGACGGCGGTGACCACCGCGATCTTCCCGGCCCCGGCCTGCAAGACCTCCTGGATGTTGGACCGGTTGATACCCCCCATCACCGTGAATGGAATCTTCAGCTGCGGAGCAATTTCTTTGATGGCCTCCGGCCCCAGCGGTTTCATGGAAAGTTCCTTGGTCTGGGTGGCAAAGATGGGGCCGATGTTGACGTAATCCGCCCCCTGCTCCTGGGCTTTCAAAGCCTCTTCCAGGTTGTGGGTGGAAACGCCTATTATCAATTCGGGGGCCAGTTCTTTTGCGGCAGCCGGCGGCAGGTCGTCCTGTCCCAGGTGCACCCCGTCGGCCCCGCAGGCCAGGGCTATGTCCAGGTGGTCGTTGATGATCAGCAGCACCCCGGCCTTGGACGTCTTTTGCCGGAAGGCATGCGCCAGATGGTAAAGATCTTTTTTGGAGATGTGCTTTTCCCGCAGCTGGACTATCCTGGCGCCCCCGGCTATCAGGCCATCAAGGACCTCCAGGTCGGTGCGGCCCAGGGACAGCCCCTGGTCGGTGACCGGATAGAGATCTATTTGCTGAAAGGCTTTCAGCCGTTGACTTTTACTTTCCATTTTCTATTTTTATATTCTGCCCTTGATTTTCGTTTTGTTTTTCAAATCCAGAATCCCAGTCCTTCCACACCGTATCGTACCCTTTTTGTCTGATGCTCGCCGCTACCTCCTCCACCGGCCGGTCGTCGCAAACGTTGAACTGCCCTTCGGCCGGCTGGCCCTGCTCGTCTAGGTTGTTACCGAGCCTGTCGAGGTAACCGCCCGGGGCGGTCTTGGACCCGGCGCTCATTTTGGTGATGCCCAGGCCTATCAGGTTGTCCCGCAGTTCCGCCGGTTCCCGGGTGGAAAGCACCAGTCCGGCGTCGGGCAGCATCAGCCTGAAGGCGCAGATCATCTGCACCAGCTCCTGGTCGCTGACGGGGAACTCCGGGCGGTACCCCCCGGCCGCCGGCCTTAAGCGGGGAAAGGAGACGGAGATCTGGCTCTTCCAGTAATGCTTCATCAGGTAGGCGGCGTGGTGCATCAGGTAATGCGATTCCACCCGCCAGTCGTTCAGCCCCAGCAGCGACCCCAGTCCGATCTGCCGGAAGCCCGCCGCCGCGCCCCTCTCCGGGGCCCCCAGCCGGTACTGGTAATCGCGCTTGGGCCCGGCCGGATGGACAATGGAGTAAAGGTCTTGGTCGTAGGTCTCCTGGTAAATGGCCAGCCCGTCTATTCCCGCCTGGTAAAGCCGCGCGTAGTCCGGTGTATCCATGGGGTATACTTCTATGGACAGGGACGGGAACATTCCCTTCAGGTCGCGGGCGGTCGCCTCCAGCAGTTCGACGCTTACCTCGGCCGGGCATTCACCGCTCACCAGCAATAGTTGGGAGAGGTGCTGGTTCTTTATCAGCCGGGCTTCGGACAAAATCTCCCCGGGACCAGAGGTCCGGCGGTTGACCTTATTGTGGACGTTGAACCCGCAATAGACGCAGGAATTGCTGCAGTAGTTGGAGATGTACAACGGGGCGTACAACTGGATGGTTTTGCCGAAGCGCCGGGTGGTGATGGTTTTGGCCAGTTGGGCCATGGGTTCCAGCAGTCCGGCGGCGGCCGGAGACACCAGAATGGAGATATCTTCGGGACGGGGGACAGCTCCGGAACCGAGGGCTTCCAGCAGGGCCTTGACCTGCCCGGTAGTGACGTTCTGGTGGTCTTTTTTTATCCGGGAACTGTCCAGGGAACCTATTATTTCGTGGAACGGACTCATCTCAAAAAACCGGTCAACGGGCTGGAAGCGGAGGCGGCCTCGCCCTCGGACATTGGCCCGGCTTCCAGTCCGGCCAGGGACGACTCCACCGCCAGCTTGAACGATCTGGCCATCTGCACCGGATCCTGGGCCGCCGCCACCGCGGTGTTCAACAACACCGCATCGGCCCCCAGCTCAAAGGCCTGGCAGATGTGGGAGGGCAGGCCCAGCCCGGCGTCCACCACCACCGGCACCGTGGCCTGCTGGATGATGATCCGGATCTGGTCGGCGGTCTTGATCCCCCGCCCCGAGCCGATGGGCGAGCCCAGCGGCATCACCGCCGCGCATCCCGCCTCCTGCAGGCGCTTGGCCAGCACCGGGTCGGCATTGATATAGGGCAGCACGATGAAGCCTTCCTTGATCAGGATCTCCGCCGCCTTCAGCGTCTCCACCGGATCGGGCAGAAGATAATTGGGCTCGGGGGTCACCTCCAGCTTCAGCCAGTTCCAGCCGGAAGCCGCCCGGGCCAGCCGGGCAATGCGGACCGCCTCTTCGGCGTCGCGGGCCCCGGAGGTGTTGGGAAGCAGCAGGTATTTTTTCTGGTCGATGTGGGAGATGATGTCATCCTGGGGGTTGTCGAATTCCACCCGGCGCAGGGCCACGGTCACGATCTCGGCCCCCGAGGCCTCCAGGGCCCGGGCCATGACGGCGGAGCTGGAGAACTTGCCGGTGCCCAGGAACAGGCGCGACCTTATCGCTCTCCCGGCGATCACCAATGGTTTCAGCATATTTTTATTTTTGATTTCTTGCCCTGAGCGGGGCCGAGGGGTTGATTTTTGATTTATTACCCTGAGCGGTTAGGCTGAGTTTATCGAAGTCGTGTTGAAGCCAGTGTCGAAGGGTTAGTCATCCCCCGCCCACCAAGCGCACTATCTCCAATGTATCACCTTCGGCAAGTTTGGTCTCATCATACAGGTCTTTCTTTACAATAGATCCGTTGAGCTCCACCACCAAAGGCTTTCCCAGCAGAGCGTGCATTTTCAGCAGGTCGGCGATCGTATCTCCCCCGGGTGTTTCGGTATCTTTTCCGTTTAATTTTATCTTCATGATCTCATCATTTGATGGCAGGGATTTGAGTATACGACTATTGACGGCAGTTGTCAATACCGGCTTCCTGGGGCGTCCGGCCTCAGATTTCACCCCCGGATAATTGACTTAATTTGCCGGGAATGTTAAAATTGAAAGATGCTTAAAATAAAACTGAAAAAAGTGGAATGGCTCTACCTGGGGTTCGTTTCGGGCTTGAGCCTGCTGACCCTGCTGAACCTGCCCCGGCTCAAAGGCTGGCCCTGGATATTCCTGATCTACGGGCTGACCTTAGGGGTTTACGGCTTGGTGATCTGGCTGGACACCCGCCGGCCCTGCAAGTTCTTTGAGCTGCTGCGGCGCTGGGCGCCATTCGCCGGCATCCTTCCGGTATTTCAAAGCCTGGGACACATCATCCAGTACATCCGGCCGGACCTGGACGGCTATCTGATCAGGATCGACTACGCCATGTTCGGGGTTCATCCCACCGTCTGGCTGGAGAGCCTGACCGCGCCCTGGATGGTGGATGTGCTGGCCCTGGCCTATTCCAGCTATTACTTTCTGCCGGTGGTCCTGGCTTTATTCCTGCATTTCGACAATAAGCACCACGAGCTGGAGCACATGTTCCTGGCGGTGACCATCGGGTTCTTCATCTCCTACCTGGGATACCTGCTGGTGCCGGCCATCGGGCCCCGCTTTACCCTGACCGGCAGCCAAGCGGCCCCGGTCAAGGGGTTGTTCTGGGGAAACCAGATCCTTGATTTTCTGACCGCCAACGAATTCAACAAGCGGGACTGCTTCCCTTCGGGCCACACCGGGATAACCCTGATCGTGCTCTATTATGCCCACGCCCATCACAAAAAACTTTTCGCGGTAATGCTTCCAGTGGGGATCTTGCTGATCGTGGCCACGGTGTTCCTGCGGCTGCATTACGTGATCGATGTCATCTTTGGGTTTGTGCTGGCGGCCCTGGCCATTTTGATAGCCGAGATATGGAACCCGCA is a genomic window of bacterium containing:
- a CDS encoding DUF4388 domain-containing protein, which translates into the protein MGLEGNLKDFDLADILQLISLGKKTGVLNVSTESDKGAIFFEEGTGVSASAGDILGDSAITRILRWRKGSFIFKPDETVDQHNVQAPIMHLVLEAARQIDEWDDIQKLIPSLDMILTIEEKPPAGTEDIQLQPLEWKVLATVDGSRPITQIIKDSHLGDFETCKVLYGLLSSGLIKVLPAVKPAPPEEKPQAPLPPAPVPAPKPVAAEPPKPEPEKKGVLGGLFGKKK
- a CDS encoding S8 family serine peptidase codes for the protein MKKVFVILTAFCLLALAGPGRAENNRATTNPYLKGVVIFKLKTHPVLDAKGFSCGVPQVDDVLQQHGLDKLKMLYPHKSLAKSNSGQGLSRICQAKVSGTADIMALCTQLKNTGQVEYAEPRYGYKMETTTPNDPSYGSQWFLGKIQAGDAWDISTGDTTVWIGIVDCGVQVTHPDLAANIWINPVEDINHNGKLDNWPSTYDSLGVFGDIDSLDNDGNGYKDDIRGWDFAGPDIAVTAPAGDNDPNVYDDNNDHGTHVAGDASAVTNNGTGVSGIGWSCKAMAIKCSYDNDYTATGGKSYIYFGYDGIAYAAENGAKVINCSWGGSGYSQFAQDIINYAWEAGSVIVCAAGNDAVSAPHYPSAYNNVVSVAATTSLDAKSSFSNYGTTIDVSAPGSAILSTAYSNSYDSWDGTSMASPVAAGVAGLIWANNPTWNNTQVATQLIMTTDNIDALNPAYAGLLGTGRINAYKALTVTPVPLVKYQSHLVTDGGNGIAEAGESVFLSLSLKNWWGDAASVSAAIHSTDYAVTINTSTAGYGAINGGFTNSVSSFDFTVDNTALPHWAMFIVDITADAESRTDTFYVQIERSPILLLDDDTGARNVDTLYSKSISKLGYFYDRYDRSQRGAPDTSLLKSYNTVIWLCEWASPTLDSMDRAALRTFLDQGGNLYLSGQDIGWDLADPTGLPDNQYNAETEAFYQDYLHATYGGDHSAITSILGVTGDPISNGLAFSILQPYGISQYYDYFTPRAGADSILRYSGFTSGLAGVKYSGAYKVIYTGFGFEAITSETVRDTVMDRMVKWFMGDIQIAHTPLTDTEDTLSPYLVQTTVTSSAGVAQVYLYWDDDGTLPYANRTLMTDMGGGLYQASIPAHSGARIDYFIYALNNNGLNKTLPGGAPYNYYSFYAGPDPYAPVITHNTLTNTINLSGPYKASATITDNYGVFPDSGYIHYKVNSGSEYPPVQMTSVGSSFSGNIILPAHLYTGDTVYYYITAVDTSSMHNTGRSPASGYHSFVTVDSALVTNFDSPAMLALFDTLAGTNPWRTYITGPRSAPNCMRTGTTNYPVNSSLVLQLKTDYGYNLDAYADNSRWVNLYMWSKGIIGAGDSAFVEASKDGSTWTTLKARTSLKSSWALDTIAVNPIFSTKGSNDSILFRMRLKSDAATTAFGWVVDDVYLKVQPVLGITGGLPGTLKPLVLALFQNNPNPFGAGTTISYQLPAENRVALKVYNVAGQLVRTLVNSKQPAGSYSVKWDGRDDGRRQLAAGVYLYRLEAGESRFTKKLVMIK
- the nifU gene encoding Fe-S cluster assembly scaffold protein NifU, which gives rise to MYSEKVMDHFMNPRNMGEIENPDGVGMVGNPVCGDMMKIMLKIDKDVVTDVKFKTFGCGAAIATSSMATELVKGKTIEEALQVTNKAVTEALDGLPPVKTHCSVLAEDGIRAAVNDYLVKQGRPGLKLSEAAHEHGPEEKE
- the thiS gene encoding sulfur carrier protein ThiS; this translates as MKIKLNGKDTETPGGDTIADLLKMHALLGKPLVVELNGSIVKKDLYDETKLAEGDTLEIVRLVGGG
- a CDS encoding thiazole synthase, whose translation is MLKPLVIAGRAIRSRLFLGTGKFSSSAVMARALEASGAEIVTVALRRVEFDNPQDDIISHIDQKKYLLLPNTSGARDAEEAVRIARLARAASGWNWLKLEVTPEPNYLLPDPVETLKAAEILIKEGFIVLPYINADPVLAKRLQEAGCAAVMPLGSPIGSGRGIKTADQIRIIIQQATVPVVVDAGLGLPSHICQAFELGADAVLLNTAVAAAQDPVQMARSFKLAVESSLAGLEAGPMSEGEAASASSPLTGFLR
- a CDS encoding phosphatase PAP2 family protein — its product is MLKIKLKKVEWLYLGFVSGLSLLTLLNLPRLKGWPWIFLIYGLTLGVYGLVIWLDTRRPCKFFELLRRWAPFAGILPVFQSLGHIIQYIRPDLDGYLIRIDYAMFGVHPTVWLESLTAPWMVDVLALAYSSYYFLPVVLALFLHFDNKHHELEHMFLAVTIGFFISYLGYLLVPAIGPRFTLTGSQAAPVKGLFWGNQILDFLTANEFNKRDCFPSGHTGITLIVLYYAHAHHKKLFAVMLPVGILLIVATVFLRLHYVIDVIFGFVLAALAILIAEIWNPQFLRNKK
- a CDS encoding PorV/PorQ family protein produces the protein MIKPTAIISTIILLLAATASAETTGNTALSFLKIGAGARAAGMADAGIAVISDASACYWNPARLAAVPTNHSLHFQHHQWIAETSVDEIYYAYSFGRHRLGAAARMLSTGDIPLREDLPAEDPIAQYQAYDLFAGLSYAFSPIPELALGISYRRLYEKIYLNTGYGYNLQAGIDIRIKELGLDLAGTIDNLGPRFKLDKELYKQPTTFKVGAGFSPDKTLFNGRGLLALDAVKAIDAAWQVRTGLEYLWRDQAALRLGYKTGHSSESFSAGLGLKWRGYSFDYAFVPHDYDLGTSHRFSLGLGF
- a CDS encoding zinc ribbon domain-containing protein, which gives rise to MPTYEYQCIKCGHRFEELQSIKALPLNSCPVCSGQVERLIGTGSGFIFKGAGFYATEYRSSEYNKSAKADSDKIVAIPTPAPSPAANKSSEGDKK
- the thiE gene encoding thiamine phosphate synthase — translated: MESKSQRLKAFQQIDLYPVTDQGLSLGRTDLEVLDGLIAGGARIVQLREKHISKKDLYHLAHAFRQKTSKAGVLLIINDHLDIALACGADGVHLGQDDLPPAAAKELAPELIIGVSTHNLEEALKAQEQGADYVNIGPIFATQTKELSMKPLGPEAIKEIAPQLKIPFTVMGGINRSNIQEVLQAGAGKIAVVTAVTKAGDIGQAVQELRKTISGFSA
- the thiH gene encoding 2-iminoacetate synthase ThiH; the encoded protein is MSPFHEIIGSLDSSRIKKDHQNVTTGQVKALLEALGSGAVPRPEDISILVSPAAAGLLEPMAQLAKTITTRRFGKTIQLYAPLYISNYCSNSCVYCGFNVHNKVNRRTSGPGEILSEARLIKNQHLSQLLLVSGECPAEVSVELLEATARDLKGMFPSLSIEVYPMDTPDYARLYQAGIDGLAIYQETYDQDLYSIVHPAGPKRDYQYRLGAPERGAAAGFRQIGLGSLLGLNDWRVESHYLMHHAAYLMKHYWKSQISVSFPRLRPAAGGYRPEFPVSDQELVQMICAFRLMLPDAGLVLSTREPAELRDNLIGLGITKMSAGSKTAPGGYLDRLGNNLDEQGQPAEGQFNVCDDRPVEEVAASIRQKGYDTVWKDWDSGFEKQNENQGQNIKIENGK